From a region of the Rubidibacter lacunae KORDI 51-2 genome:
- a CDS encoding acyl-CoA desaturase, which produces MCGSIGICLGYHRLLTHRSLRVPKWLERTLVTIGALALQGGPILWVSAHRRHHAHTEDLERDPHSSARGFWWSHMFWMFYQRPEIFDYVLYKRHARDVDRDPYYRLLDRNVSSIILQVLLGLMLLGLGGWSFVIYGVFLRTVVLWHSTWLINSATHMVGYRNFDDDNDARNVWWAALLTYGEGWHNNHHANPNVAKAGLRWWEIDMTWWAIQVLGSLGLTEKVVKLTSPRTTP; this is translated from the coding sequence TTGTGCGGCAGCATCGGCATTTGCCTGGGCTATCACCGCCTGCTAACCCATCGCAGCTTGCGGGTCCCGAAGTGGTTGGAACGCACGCTCGTCACGATCGGCGCCTTAGCCCTTCAAGGGGGACCGATCCTCTGGGTATCCGCCCATCGCCGCCACCATGCCCATACCGAGGATCTGGAGCGCGATCCCCATTCCTCGGCGCGGGGATTTTGGTGGAGCCACATGTTCTGGATGTTCTACCAACGTCCCGAAATCTTCGACTATGTGCTCTACAAACGTCACGCCCGCGACGTCGATCGCGATCCTTACTACCGCTTGCTCGACCGCAACGTCAGCTCCATCATCTTGCAAGTGTTGTTGGGGTTGATGCTTCTCGGACTGGGCGGCTGGTCGTTTGTCATTTACGGAGTCTTCCTGCGGACAGTCGTGCTCTGGCATAGCACCTGGCTCATCAACTCCGCAACCCACATGGTGGGGTATCGCAACTTCGATGACGATAATGACGCCCGCAATGTCTGGTGGGCCGCCCTATTGACCTATGGTGAGGGCTGGCACAACAATCACCATGCCAATCCCAACGTTGCTAAGGCTGGCTTGCGCTGGTGGGAGATCGATATGACGTGGTGGGCGATCCAAGTGCTCGGATCGCTGGGTCTGACCGAGAAAGTCGTGAAACTGACATCACCGAGAACGACACCGTAA
- a CDS encoding CHAD domain-containing protein, whose amino-acid sequence MTQSTLTAVSSLGDWAIAAIARHSRKIARHETEVRRDRDPEALHQLRVGMRRLRSALRGFAPVLEVSKTLTDKRVGRLARRLGRLRDLDVLREALERRYRPHVPLSEQDALDETLTRLDKQRRKARKQVQRTLDSKRYCALKTETNAWLACPRQRAIAQLPMGEVLPDLLLPEVGELLLHPGWFVELPAAGESAAPDSLRVEELLQVRGELLHDLRKAAKRARYQLELFASLYGDAYAAHVRQVEAVQTVLGEIQDTQVLEAFLANICGCKWAKSMPTLAELLRRARWEHWQTWQSLRQELLGPEWRRSLHAIILQGVRFEAHSNASSNKVDAESSITDAIASTAADKSSNT is encoded by the coding sequence GTGACACAATCTACTCTCACAGCAGTTTCTAGCTTGGGCGATTGGGCGATCGCAGCCATTGCCCGTCATAGCCGCAAGATCGCCCGCCACGAGACAGAGGTGCGGCGCGATCGCGACCCCGAAGCTTTGCATCAATTGCGCGTCGGGATGCGACGATTGCGATCGGCGCTGCGCGGCTTTGCCCCTGTGCTGGAGGTCTCGAAGACCCTGACGGACAAGCGCGTGGGTAGGCTTGCACGGCGGCTCGGGCGGTTGCGCGACCTTGATGTGCTGCGCGAAGCCCTGGAGCGACGCTATCGCCCGCACGTGCCTCTATCCGAACAAGACGCGCTCGACGAGACCCTGACACGCTTGGATAAGCAACGTCGCAAGGCCCGCAAGCAGGTGCAGCGAACACTCGATAGCAAACGCTACTGCGCGTTAAAGACCGAAACGAATGCATGGCTGGCATGCCCGCGCCAGAGAGCGATCGCTCAGTTGCCGATGGGAGAAGTGCTACCGGATTTGCTGCTGCCAGAGGTCGGCGAATTGCTCTTGCATCCAGGCTGGTTTGTGGAGTTGCCAGCGGCTGGCGAATCAGCAGCGCCGGACAGCCTGCGCGTGGAGGAACTACTCCAGGTGCGCGGCGAGTTACTTCATGATTTGCGGAAGGCGGCTAAGCGAGCTCGCTATCAACTAGAGCTGTTCGCGTCACTTTACGGCGACGCCTATGCAGCGCACGTGCGGCAAGTAGAAGCCGTCCAGACCGTGTTGGGCGAAATTCAAGACACGCAGGTGCTGGAAGCATTCTTAGCAAACATTTGTGGTTGCAAGTGGGCAAAGTCAATGCCGACGTTAGCGGAGTTGTTGCGGCGCGCGCGCTGGGAGCATTGGCAAACTTGGCAGTCCCTGCGGCAGGAACTACTCGGTCCGGAATGGCGCAGGAGCTTGCACGCGATTATCCTGCAGGGCGTGAGGTTCGAAGCGCATTCGAACGCCAGCTCCAACAAGGTGGATGCAGAGAGTTCAATAACAGATGCGATCGCCTCAACTGCAGCTGACAAAAGTTCCAACACCTAG
- the larE gene encoding ATP-dependent sacrificial sulfur transferase LarE gives MTQLARLQALFAEMDRALIAYSGGIDSTLVTKVAYDILGDRALAITAVSPSLLPEDLDDAQMQAEAIGIRHEFVETHELENPDYAANSVDRCYFCKSELHDTLKPLARDRGYPYVVDGVNADDLRDYRPGIRAARERGARSPLAELGIAKADVREISRALRLPWWDKPSQPCLSSRFPYGEAITVSKLQRVGRAEMYLRKRGWRHLRVRSAGDTARIELPPERIKEFVAAIDLPQLVADFQELGFLFVTLDLEGFQSGKLNRVLQPQRTPQSPKQPDAIVLPS, from the coding sequence ATGACCCAACTCGCCCGCTTGCAAGCCCTATTTGCCGAGATGGATCGCGCGCTGATTGCTTACTCCGGCGGCATCGACAGTACGCTTGTGACGAAGGTGGCTTATGACATCCTGGGCGATCGCGCCCTCGCAATCACGGCCGTGTCGCCATCGCTGCTACCGGAAGACCTTGACGACGCTCAAATGCAGGCAGAGGCAATCGGCATTCGCCACGAATTCGTCGAAACCCACGAACTGGAAAACCCAGACTACGCTGCCAATTCGGTCGATCGCTGCTATTTTTGCAAAAGCGAGCTGCACGATACGCTCAAACCGCTGGCCCGAGATCGCGGCTATCCCTATGTCGTGGATGGGGTGAATGCCGACGACTTGCGCGACTATCGCCCTGGTATCCGTGCGGCCAGAGAACGCGGTGCGCGATCGCCCCTGGCAGAACTAGGGATCGCCAAAGCTGACGTGCGCGAGATATCCCGTGCCTTGAGGCTGCCGTGGTGGGATAAGCCCTCGCAGCCGTGTTTGAGTTCGCGCTTTCCTTACGGCGAAGCCATCACAGTTTCCAAGCTGCAGCGCGTCGGGCGCGCGGAGATGTACTTGCGCAAACGCGGTTGGCGCCACCTACGCGTGCGCTCCGCCGGCGATACAGCCCGTATCGAGCTGCCGCCCGAGCGCATCAAGGAGTTCGTTGCTGCCATCGATCTACCGCAACTAGTTGCAGATTTTCAGGAGCTGGGCTTCCTGTTCGTCACCCTCGACCTCGAAGGCTTCCAGAGCGGCAAGCTCAACCGAGTTCTGCAGCCGCAGCGAACGCCACAATCGCCAAAGCAACCCGATGCAATTGTGCTGCCAAGCTGA
- a CDS encoding TetR/AcrR family transcriptional regulator: MSRNPAPSSKRIVDAAIELFASQGFAATTTKQIADRAGVNEVTLFRNFGSKHDLLLAVVEDSGIFARLPEALEASAAEIDSLSAAVKYYARDRLHALEGMSELLRAFVGEVGQYSLEQRRAFNQERLRGTRAVARCLTEFAGREQVEMRTSLEKFASLLDKCLFGYLVADLTSEFQELWSDREEFIDFLADVCLYGAVSNLSTDRLETAKLSEVAVSIPSRESSLQQPSKTRVADLPAELVRSILQQAKKQGVQSYAIVYLLFGAGLLPEELVRLKRSQHICTSRQHLVQVEQGAARQVPINQWIMGKRYGSYANNPLSKWLKARKDEATTLFVTDRGEPLSESDLLALWQEATVGMLTPENALPRIEQARQTWCVEMLMKGMSSENLSIVSGWAIEQLRPYVQRAREKLALEQAIQLDRQQN, encoded by the coding sequence ATGTCTCGCAACCCCGCTCCCTCAAGCAAGCGTATCGTCGACGCAGCAATCGAACTGTTCGCGTCCCAAGGCTTTGCTGCAACAACGACCAAGCAAATTGCAGACCGAGCGGGGGTGAACGAAGTCACGCTGTTTCGAAACTTTGGGAGCAAGCATGACTTGCTTTTGGCGGTTGTTGAAGATTCGGGGATTTTTGCTCGTTTGCCCGAAGCGCTCGAAGCGTCCGCCGCCGAGATCGACTCGCTATCGGCAGCAGTCAAGTACTACGCGCGCGATCGCCTCCATGCCTTGGAGGGCATGTCCGAATTACTGCGAGCGTTTGTTGGAGAAGTCGGGCAGTACTCGCTCGAGCAGCGGCGGGCTTTCAACCAAGAACGCTTGCGTGGAACCCGAGCTGTTGCCCGATGTTTAACTGAATTCGCCGGACGAGAACAGGTCGAAATGCGAACATCTCTAGAAAAATTTGCCAGCTTACTCGACAAGTGCTTGTTTGGATATCTCGTCGCCGATCTAACCAGTGAATTCCAGGAACTTTGGAGCGATCGCGAGGAATTCATCGATTTTTTGGCGGACGTATGTCTGTATGGAGCGGTATCGAATCTCTCAACCGACCGTTTGGAAACTGCTAAATTGTCCGAAGTTGCGGTATCTATCCCGTCACGCGAATCCTCGTTGCAACAGCCTAGTAAAACCAGAGTCGCCGATTTGCCTGCAGAGTTAGTGCGATCGATTTTACAGCAAGCAAAGAAGCAAGGAGTACAAAGCTACGCAATCGTGTACCTGCTTTTTGGTGCAGGCCTGCTACCAGAAGAGTTGGTGAGATTAAAGCGATCGCAGCATATTTGTACTTCTCGCCAGCATCTGGTGCAGGTCGAACAAGGAGCAGCTCGACAGGTCCCCATCAACCAGTGGATTATGGGAAAGCGCTATGGCTCTTACGCGAACAACCCTTTGAGCAAGTGGCTGAAGGCTCGGAAAGACGAAGCAACGACATTGTTCGTGACGGATCGAGGTGAACCGCTATCGGAGTCTGACTTGTTAGCTCTATGGCAAGAGGCTACAGTTGGCATGCTGACTCCTGAAAACGCTCTCCCCCGCATCGAGCAAGCACGACAAACTTGGTGCGTGGAAATGCTAATGAAAGGGATGAGTTCAGAGAACCTGAGTATTGTGAGTGGTTGGGCAATAGAGCAATTACGTCCCTACGTACAACGAGCAAGAGAGAAACTGGCATTGGAGCAGGCGATTCAACTGGATCGGCAGCAAAATTAA